The proteins below come from a single Streptomyces sp. B3I8 genomic window:
- a CDS encoding sec-independent translocase, translating into MFNDIGPFELVTIIVLAVLVFGPDKLPKVIQDTMRTIRKIREFSESAKQDIRDELGPEFKDFEFEDLNPKTFIRKQMENDELGLKEIRNGFDLKKEMAEVAEAVHSGEAETTRASGAAVDMRKQPELTKKETPQERPPFDADAT; encoded by the coding sequence GTGTTCAACGACATAGGACCGTTCGAGCTGGTGACGATCATCGTCCTTGCCGTGCTCGTCTTCGGCCCGGACAAGCTCCCGAAGGTCATTCAGGACACCATGCGGACGATCCGCAAGATCCGCGAGTTCTCGGAGAGCGCCAAGCAGGACATCCGCGACGAGCTCGGCCCGGAGTTCAAGGACTTCGAGTTCGAGGACCTCAACCCCAAGACGTTCATCCGCAAGCAGATGGAGAACGACGAACTGGGGCTGAAGGAGATCCGCAACGGCTTCGACCTGAAGAAGGAGATGGCCGAGGTCGCGGAGGCGGTCCACAGCGGCGAGGCCGAGACGACGAGGGCCTCCGGCGCTGCCGTCGACATGCGCAAGCAGCCGGAGCTCACCAAGAAGGAGACGCCGCAGGAGCGCCCGCCCTTCGACGCGGACGCCACCTGA
- a CDS encoding Mrp/NBP35 family ATP-binding protein — protein MVTEDAVREALATVNDPEIHRPITELGMVKSVEIGADGAVAVTVYLTVSGCPMRDTITQGVTEAVSRVEGVTRVDVTLDVMSDEQRKELASALRGGQAEREIPFARPGSLTRVYAVASGKGGVGKSSVTVNLAAAMAADGLKVGVVDADIYGHSVPRMLGADGRPTQVENMIMPPSANGVKVISIGMFTPGNAPVVWRGPMLHRALQQFLADVYWGDLDVLLLDLPPGTGDIAISVAQLVPNAEILVVTTPQQAAAEVAERAGSIAVQTHQKIVGVVENMAGLPCPHCGEMVDVFGTGGGQTVADGLTRTTGATVPVLGSIPIDVRLREGGDEGKPVVLSDPDSPAGSALRAIAGKLGGRQRGLAGMTLGITPKNKF, from the coding sequence ATGGTTACGGAAGACGCGGTGCGCGAGGCACTGGCGACGGTGAACGACCCGGAGATCCATCGGCCCATCACCGAACTGGGGATGGTCAAATCGGTGGAGATCGGCGCGGACGGCGCGGTCGCCGTGACCGTGTACCTGACGGTCTCCGGCTGTCCGATGCGCGACACGATCACCCAGGGCGTGACCGAGGCGGTCTCCCGCGTGGAGGGCGTCACCCGGGTCGACGTCACGCTGGACGTGATGAGCGACGAGCAGCGCAAGGAACTGGCGTCCGCCCTGCGCGGCGGCCAGGCCGAGCGCGAGATCCCGTTCGCCAGGCCCGGCTCGCTCACCCGCGTCTACGCGGTGGCCTCCGGCAAGGGCGGCGTCGGCAAGTCCTCCGTCACGGTCAACCTGGCGGCGGCCATGGCGGCCGACGGGTTGAAGGTGGGCGTCGTCGACGCCGACATCTACGGCCACAGCGTGCCGCGCATGCTGGGCGCGGACGGCCGTCCCACCCAGGTCGAGAACATGATCATGCCGCCGTCCGCCAACGGCGTGAAGGTCATCTCCATCGGCATGTTCACCCCGGGCAACGCCCCGGTCGTCTGGCGCGGCCCGATGCTGCACCGCGCGCTGCAGCAGTTCCTGGCGGACGTGTACTGGGGCGACCTGGACGTCCTCCTGCTCGACCTCCCGCCGGGCACGGGCGACATCGCCATCTCCGTGGCCCAGCTCGTGCCGAACGCCGAGATCCTCGTCGTGACGACTCCCCAGCAGGCGGCGGCCGAGGTCGCCGAGCGGGCCGGTTCCATCGCCGTGCAGACGCACCAGAAGATCGTCGGCGTGGTCGAGAACATGGCGGGTCTGCCGTGCCCGCACTGCGGCGAGATGGTCGACGTGTTCGGCACGGGCGGCGGCCAGACGGTCGCCGACGGCCTGACCCGCACCACCGGCGCCACGGTCCCGGTCCTCGGCTCCATCCCGATCGACGTCCGGCTGCGCGAGGGCGGCGACGAGGGCAAGCCGGTCGTCCTGAGCGACCCCGACTCCCCCGCCGGCTCCGCGCTCCGCGCCATCGCCGGCAAGCTGGGCGGCCGCCAACGCGGCCTGGCTGGCATGACGCTGGGCATCACCCCGAAGAACAAGTTCTGA
- a CDS encoding O-methyltransferase, giving the protein MCGFPTPTDTVTPRQQRGQERVITANRQTSWAFADAFVAEDDALHWARERAREAGLRSVSPGAGAALRLLAATVDAKAVAEIGTGTGVSGIHLLHGMRPDGVLTTVDPEPERQQFARQAFRAAGFASNRARFIPGRALDVLPRLADAGYDLMFCDGDRMECLDYLAESLRLLRPGGLVVFEGVFADGRTIDSGPQPAEVVRLRELLRAVRESQDLVPSLLPVGDGLLCAVKR; this is encoded by the coding sequence ATCTGCGGGTTCCCGACGCCAACGGATACAGTCACGCCGAGGCAACAACGGGGACAGGAGAGGGTCATTACCGCCAACCGGCAGACGAGCTGGGCGTTCGCCGACGCCTTTGTCGCCGAGGACGACGCGCTGCACTGGGCCCGGGAGCGGGCCCGGGAGGCAGGGCTGCGCTCGGTGTCGCCCGGCGCGGGTGCGGCCCTGCGGTTGCTCGCGGCCACCGTCGACGCCAAGGCCGTGGCGGAGATCGGCACCGGCACCGGCGTGTCGGGCATCCACCTGCTGCACGGCATGCGCCCGGACGGCGTGCTGACCACGGTCGACCCCGAGCCGGAACGTCAGCAGTTCGCCCGGCAGGCCTTCCGCGCGGCCGGTTTCGCCAGCAACCGGGCCCGGTTCATCCCCGGCCGGGCTCTGGACGTACTGCCCCGGCTCGCCGACGCCGGCTACGACCTGATGTTCTGCGACGGCGACCGCATGGAATGCCTCGACTATCTCGCTGAATCGTTGCGTCTTCTGCGGCCGGGTGGGCTGGTCGTCTTCGAGGGCGTCTTCGCCGACGGACGCACCATCGACTCCGGACCGCAGCCCGCCGAGGTGGTGCGGCTGCGTGAACTGCTGCGAGCGGTGCGGGAGAGCCAGGACCTGGTGCCGTCGCTGCTGCCGGTGGGCGACGGCCTGCTGTGCGCGGTCAAGCGCTGA
- a CDS encoding S1C family serine protease, protein MTQDGDIEPGLSHPPVTTAPATPPWHRYDPWSPTPFQDVPAPAPRRPRTPRRTVLAAALAVFFASGAAGLAMGAYLEHENLRSTLPETGHDLPDRPARSVPDIAADALPGVVTLHVRGVGRQDTGTGFVFDTHGRILTNNHVVAPGDSDDGEISVTFADGTTSRATLVGRDAHSDLAVVEAAHAGHLTPLPLGNSDDVRVGDPVVAIGAPFDLPGTVTAGIVSATRRSVTANGEKGEGDDVSYTDALQTDAPINPGNSGGPLLDGRARVVGINSAIRAADADADAAEGTAGSIGLGFAIPVNHARRVADQLIAEDRAGGTG, encoded by the coding sequence ATGACCCAGGACGGCGACATCGAGCCGGGCCTCTCCCACCCGCCCGTCACCACCGCCCCCGCCACGCCTCCCTGGCACCGGTACGACCCGTGGTCACCCACCCCCTTCCAGGACGTCCCCGCCCCCGCGCCCCGGCGCCCCCGCACACCTCGCCGCACCGTCCTCGCCGCCGCCCTCGCGGTCTTCTTCGCCTCCGGCGCCGCGGGCCTCGCCATGGGCGCCTATCTGGAGCACGAGAACCTCCGGTCAACGCTCCCCGAGACCGGGCACGACCTCCCGGACCGCCCCGCCCGCAGCGTCCCCGACATCGCCGCCGACGCCCTTCCCGGCGTCGTCACCCTCCACGTCCGGGGCGTCGGCCGGCAGGACACCGGCACCGGCTTCGTCTTCGACACCCACGGCCGCATCCTGACCAACAACCACGTCGTCGCCCCCGGCGACTCCGACGACGGCGAGATATCCGTGACCTTCGCCGACGGCACGACCTCCCGCGCCACCCTCGTCGGCCGGGACGCCCACTCCGACCTGGCCGTCGTCGAGGCCGCGCACGCCGGGCACCTCACCCCGCTCCCCCTCGGCAACTCCGACGACGTCCGCGTCGGCGACCCGGTCGTGGCGATCGGCGCCCCCTTCGACCTGCCGGGCACCGTCACCGCCGGCATCGTCAGCGCCACCAGGCGGTCCGTCACCGCGAACGGCGAGAAGGGCGAGGGCGACGACGTGTCGTACACCGACGCGCTGCAGACCGACGCCCCGATCAACCCCGGCAACTCCGGCGGGCCCCTCCTCGACGGGCGCGCCCGCGTCGTCGGCATCAACTCCGCCATCCGCGCCGCCGACGCCGACGCGGACGCGGCGGAGGGCACGGCGGGCTCGATAGGGCTCGGCTTCGCCATCCCCGTCAACCACGCCCGGCGGGTCGCCGACCAGTTGATCGCCGAGGACCGCGCCGGGGGCACCGGTTGA
- the sigE gene encoding RNA polymerase sigma factor SigE — MFRRLLGSAGRPKSVTDTADSIQAADSAQTATFSTEADSQAWTPPTWEEIVSTHSGRVYRLAYRLTGNQHDAEDLTQEVFVRVFRSLSTYTPGTFEGWLHRITTNLFLDMVRRKQRIRFDALGDDAAERLPSREPTPQQIFNDAHFDADVQQALDTLAPEFRAAVVLCDIEGLSYEEIAATLGVKLGTVRSRIHRGRSQLRKALAHRSPEARAEKRRGFAFPGVPALGGGGATA; from the coding sequence GTGTTTCGACGACTTCTCGGCTCGGCGGGCAGGCCTAAATCCGTGACCGACACCGCTGACAGCATCCAGGCTGCCGACTCCGCTCAGACAGCGACCTTCTCCACTGAAGCGGACTCGCAGGCGTGGACTCCGCCCACCTGGGAGGAGATCGTCAGCACGCACAGTGGCCGCGTCTACCGCCTCGCCTACCGTCTGACGGGCAACCAGCACGACGCCGAGGACCTCACCCAGGAGGTCTTCGTCCGCGTCTTCCGCTCCCTGTCGACGTACACGCCCGGCACCTTCGAGGGCTGGCTGCACCGCATCACCACCAACCTGTTCCTCGACATGGTCCGCCGCAAGCAGCGCATCCGCTTCGACGCCCTGGGGGACGACGCGGCCGAGCGGCTGCCCAGCCGCGAGCCCACCCCCCAGCAGATCTTCAACGACGCGCACTTCGACGCGGACGTGCAGCAGGCGCTCGACACGCTCGCGCCCGAGTTCCGCGCGGCCGTCGTCCTCTGCGACATCGAGGGCCTTTCCTACGAGGAGATCGCCGCCACCCTCGGCGTCAAGCTCGGCACGGTCCGCTCCCGCATCCACCGGGGCCGCTCCCAGCTCCGCAAGGCACTCGCCCACCGGTCCCCCGAGGCGCGAGCCGAGAAGCGACGCGGTTTCGCGTTTCCGGGAGTGCCCGCGCTGGGAGGAGGGGGCGCGACCGCGTGA
- a CDS encoding DUF3117 domain-containing protein, with product MAAMKPRTGDGPLEVTKEGRGIVMRVPLEGGGRLVVELTPDEADALGDALKKVVG from the coding sequence ATGGCGGCCATGAAGCCGCGGACGGGTGATGGCCCGCTCGAGGTGACCAAGGAGGGGCGGGGCATCGTCATGCGCGTTCCGCTCGAAGGCGGGGGCCGACTCGTCGTCGAGCTGACCCCGGACGAGGCCGACGCGCTCGGCGACGCCCTCAAGAAGGTCGTCGGCTGA
- a CDS encoding zf-HC2 domain-containing protein, with translation MTGSRRPTPAEQHLGDRLSALVDGELGHESRERVLAHLATCAKCKAEADAQRQLKSVFAKAAPPPPSASFLARLQCLPAGGDSDDDAGPPPSGFARGGRPGRAAPESGLFGVLADPFRYVPSGAHATALSPSEDHALSGDPGGDRGFRIAHVGRPEERAASRGLRFAFVAAGAVSLAAIALGGVTAGSPADPASQARGAGAGSNVGPAQAAATTAATTENRRRRAAGPLPAQTRRIQEDAAVSVGVGAPLLPGTPESGGAQARDMAQSLTAPVAAGAVVGSPLIRALTTVSPLRLGAWPAPPGLTPPPLPPTLP, from the coding sequence GTGACTGGATCACGTCGTCCCACACCGGCCGAGCAGCACCTGGGAGACCGGCTCTCCGCCCTGGTGGACGGAGAGCTCGGCCACGAGTCGCGTGAGCGCGTCCTGGCACACCTCGCCACCTGCGCGAAGTGCAAGGCCGAGGCGGACGCCCAGCGGCAGTTGAAGAGTGTCTTCGCCAAGGCCGCGCCGCCGCCGCCGTCCGCGAGCTTCCTGGCCAGGCTGCAGTGCCTGCCCGCCGGGGGTGACTCCGACGACGACGCCGGCCCGCCGCCGTCCGGGTTCGCGCGCGGCGGCCGTCCGGGGCGGGCGGCCCCGGAATCCGGGCTGTTCGGTGTCCTGGCCGATCCCTTCCGCTACGTCCCCTCGGGCGCCCACGCGACTGCGCTGTCCCCGTCCGAGGACCACGCGCTCTCCGGCGACCCCGGCGGCGACCGCGGCTTCCGCATCGCCCACGTGGGCCGTCCCGAGGAGCGCGCGGCCTCGCGCGGGCTGCGGTTCGCGTTCGTCGCGGCCGGAGCCGTGTCGCTGGCCGCCATCGCGCTCGGCGGGGTGACCGCGGGGAGCCCCGCGGACCCGGCGTCACAGGCGCGGGGCGCGGGGGCCGGCAGCAACGTCGGCCCGGCACAGGCGGCGGCCACGACGGCGGCGACGACGGAGAACCGCAGGCGCCGTGCCGCCGGCCCCCTGCCGGCGCAGACGCGGCGGATACAGGAGGACGCGGCGGTGTCCGTGGGCGTCGGCGCACCCCTGCTGCCGGGGACACCGGAGTCGGGAGGAGCGCAGGCGCGGGACATGGCGCAGTCCCTGACGGCACCGGTGGCGGCCGGGGCGGTCGTCGGATCCCCGCTGATCCGTGCCCTCACGACGGTGAGCCCCCTCCGGCTCGGCGCCTGGCCCGCGCCCCCCGGCCTGACACCCCCGCCCCTCCCGCCGACGCTGCCGTGA